A DNA window from Thiopseudomonas alkaliphila contains the following coding sequences:
- the arsC gene encoding arsenate reductase (glutaredoxin) (This arsenate reductase requires both glutathione and glutaredoxin to convert arsenate to arsenite, after which the efflux transporter formed by ArsA and ArsB can extrude the arsenite from the cell, providing resistance.): MSDIILYHNPRCSKSRAAVEFLAERQITPEVVLYLEQPLSELQLTELLSKLGMSARELMRKGEAIYQELNLANLELSEQQLIQAMAKHPKLIERPILVVGERAAIGRPTENFLEILP; encoded by the coding sequence ATGAGCGACATTATTTTGTATCATAATCCACGCTGCAGTAAGTCACGGGCGGCCGTTGAGTTTCTTGCAGAACGGCAGATCACGCCAGAAGTGGTGCTATATCTTGAGCAGCCGTTAAGCGAGTTGCAGCTGACTGAACTATTAAGTAAGTTGGGCATGAGTGCACGAGAGTTAATGCGTAAAGGCGAAGCAATTTATCAAGAGCTTAATTTAGCCAATCTTGAGTTATCGGAGCAGCAATTGATTCAAGCTATGGCAAAGCATCCTAAACTCATTGAGCGCCCCATTTTAGTGGTTGGTGAGCGCGCAGCGATAGGTCGTCCCACTGAAAACTTTTTGGAGATTTTGCCGTGA
- a CDS encoding TlpA family protein disulfide reductase produces the protein MKKLLLGCIALLLSACMQPLDMGNDQTGEPILVTDLAGRWLVINYWAEWCAPCRREIPQLNQLADSLAASNVKVFGVNYDQLQGDFLKQASEQMGIQFRVFQEDPAARFRLEATDRLPVTYLIHPDGETIARLLGEQTAEQIIEALVRMGWSRKPE, from the coding sequence ATGAAAAAGTTACTGCTCGGCTGCATAGCCTTACTATTATCGGCCTGCATGCAACCTCTTGATATGGGTAACGATCAAACGGGTGAGCCCATTTTGGTGACTGATTTAGCCGGGCGCTGGCTGGTCATTAATTACTGGGCAGAATGGTGTGCACCTTGCCGGCGAGAAATTCCTCAACTCAACCAACTGGCTGACTCCTTAGCGGCCAGTAACGTCAAAGTATTTGGGGTTAATTATGATCAACTCCAAGGTGATTTTTTAAAGCAAGCCAGTGAGCAAATGGGCATTCAGTTTAGGGTTTTTCAAGAGGACCCCGCTGCTCGTTTTCGCCTAGAAGCGACGGATCGCTTGCCAGTCACTTACCTGATTCATCCTGATGGTGAAACCATTGCTCGTTTATTGGGCGAGCAAACAGCCGAGCAAATTATCGAGGCCTTAGTTCGCATGGGCTGGAGCAGAAAACCGGAATAA
- a CDS encoding YecA/YgfB family protein: protein MSFSEQLNQLQVFLDADDLHDEALDFMASNGYLTALCISPVKMPQREWIDELFAEEPAYQDANEKAQIEDALVQLKNQIARQLASDDDMELPCELYLGDDPDLSDLRSWCIGFMEGVFMEEQAWFAKSEDEVSELLLPIMVASGLFDDEPEFADFLKDDELVDSMIEQIPEILTALFLLFNAPDEKPALLKR from the coding sequence ATGTCTTTTTCTGAGCAACTAAACCAACTGCAAGTTTTTCTAGACGCCGACGACCTGCATGATGAAGCGCTCGATTTTATGGCGTCTAATGGCTACTTAACCGCCTTGTGCATTTCTCCGGTAAAGATGCCGCAACGAGAATGGATTGATGAGCTATTTGCTGAAGAACCCGCTTATCAAGATGCCAATGAGAAAGCCCAAATTGAAGATGCGTTAGTTCAGCTAAAAAATCAGATTGCGCGTCAACTAGCCAGTGATGACGATATGGAGTTGCCATGCGAGCTGTACCTTGGCGACGACCCCGACCTCAGTGACCTGCGCAGCTGGTGCATTGGCTTTATGGAAGGCGTGTTTATGGAAGAACAAGCATGGTTTGCTAAATCAGAAGATGAAGTCAGTGAGCTCTTACTCCCAATTATGGTTGCCTCTGGTTTATTTGATGATGAACCAGAGTTTGCTGACTTCTTAAAAGATGATGAGTTGGTTGACAGTATGATTGAGCAAATCCCCGAGATTTTAACGGCGCTGTTTTTACTGTTTAATGCCCCCGACGAGAAGCCGGCCTTGCTTAAACGATAA
- the cysZ gene encoding sulfate transporter CysZ → MSTPVLSGPEYFKRGFSYIKQPGLRRFVAIPLLINLSFFIAMVYYSAHFFNSWLARLMATIPSWLSFLEYLMWPIFVLLIMLVIFFTFTTLVNLIAAPFNSFLSEKVEVIERGEDHFPPFDTAELLAMVPRTMARELRKLAYFLPRALGLLILSFIPGVNILAAPLWLLFNIWMMAVQYIDYPADNNKLAWSDMLHWLRAKRLQSLSFGGITYLAIMVPIFNLLAMPAAVAGATLFWVHEEGRILPPAISTE, encoded by the coding sequence ATGAGTACACCGGTACTAAGTGGCCCTGAGTATTTCAAACGGGGCTTTAGCTACATTAAACAACCCGGTTTGCGCCGCTTTGTGGCGATTCCACTGCTGATTAACCTGAGCTTTTTCATTGCTATGGTGTACTACTCAGCGCATTTTTTTAACAGCTGGCTTGCTCGCTTAATGGCGACTATTCCTAGTTGGTTGAGCTTTCTTGAATACCTGATGTGGCCTATTTTTGTATTACTGATTATGTTGGTGATTTTTTTTACCTTTACCACCTTGGTCAATTTAATTGCCGCGCCTTTTAATAGTTTTTTATCGGAAAAAGTTGAAGTAATCGAGCGTGGTGAAGATCATTTTCCGCCTTTTGATACTGCTGAGTTGCTGGCGATGGTGCCACGCACCATGGCGCGGGAGCTGCGTAAGTTGGCGTATTTTTTACCACGAGCTCTGGGCTTATTAATTTTATCTTTTATTCCTGGGGTTAATATTTTAGCCGCACCGCTATGGCTGCTGTTTAACATTTGGATGATGGCAGTGCAGTACATTGACTACCCAGCGGACAATAACAAACTTGCTTGGAGCGATATGCTGCATTGGTTACGGGCAAAGCGCTTACAAAGTTTAAGTTTTGGTGGCATTACTTATTTGGCCATTATGGTGCCCATTTTTAACTTACTGGCAATGCCAGCGGCTGTGGCTGGCGCTACCTTATTTTGGGTACATGAAGAAGGACGGATTTTACCACCAGCAATATCTACTGAGTGA
- a CDS encoding LapA family protein codes for MKKFKQVILLVVALLLAAVVILFILENRAPVSVHLFKYSTPELPVALYITFSLILGLILSPIFTWLPLSRLRLSNRKLRNEVKTLTEQNHALTKQLVQPTTAELIVVEKP; via the coding sequence ATGAAAAAGTTTAAACAAGTTATTTTGTTAGTGGTGGCACTGTTGTTAGCAGCGGTGGTGATTTTATTTATTTTAGAGAACCGGGCGCCAGTCAGTGTGCATCTCTTTAAATACAGCACGCCAGAATTACCAGTTGCTTTGTATATCACTTTTTCTCTAATTTTGGGCTTGATTTTAAGCCCGATATTTACTTGGTTACCGCTTAGTCGTTTGCGTTTGAGTAATCGTAAACTACGTAATGAAGTAAAAACTTTAACTGAACAAAATCATGCCTTAACTAAGCAGTTAGTGCAGCCCACGACTGCAGAGTTAATTGTGGTTGAAAAACCATAA
- the nfuA gene encoding Fe-S biogenesis protein NfuA, with protein MSEITITESAQEYLANLLKDQNTPGIGVRIFITQPGTPYAETCLAYCRPGEQKPEDKPMAFAEFTAWIDGVSETFLEDAVVDYASDRMGGQLTIKAPNAKVPMINDDSPLTERVNYYLQTEINPGLASHGGQVKLIDIEDGVVILQFGGGCQGCGQADFTLKEGIEKTLLERIPELKGVRDVTDHSNRENAYY; from the coding sequence ATGAGTGAAATTACAATTACTGAGTCAGCTCAAGAATATTTAGCTAACTTACTGAAAGATCAAAATACCCCAGGTATTGGTGTGCGTATTTTTATTACCCAGCCGGGCACACCTTATGCTGAAACCTGCTTAGCTTATTGTCGTCCTGGCGAGCAAAAACCAGAAGATAAACCCATGGCTTTTGCTGAGTTTACCGCGTGGATTGATGGCGTCAGTGAAACTTTTTTAGAAGATGCGGTGGTTGACTATGCCAGCGATCGTATGGGTGGTCAGCTAACCATTAAAGCACCCAATGCTAAGGTGCCCATGATTAATGATGATAGCCCTTTAACTGAACGAGTTAATTACTATTTGCAAACCGAGATTAATCCCGGTTTAGCCAGTCATGGCGGGCAGGTAAAGTTAATTGATATTGAGGATGGGGTGGTGATTTTACAGTTTGGTGGCGGTTGCCAGGGCTGTGGTCAGGCAGATTTTACCCTTAAAGAAGGTATTGAGAAAACCTTGCTTGAGCGTATACCAGAGCTTAAAGGGGTGCGTGATGTAACCGATCACTCTAATCGTGAAAACGCTTATTACTAG
- the wrbA gene encoding NAD(P)H:quinone oxidoreductase — protein sequence MTTPYVLVLYYSRFGATAEMAKYIARGIEQAGIEARIRTVPAVSTECEAVAPSIPAEGDIYASLEDLQHCAGLVLGSPTRFGNMAAPLKYFLDGTSSLWLTGALVNKPAAVFTSTSSLHGGQETTLLSMMLPLLHHGMLITGVPYSEPALLNTQAGGTPYGASHLAGADSKRALDQDEIAICKTLGERVGHLARQLER from the coding sequence GTGACTACGCCCTATGTTTTAGTGTTGTATTACAGCCGCTTTGGGGCAACCGCAGAAATGGCCAAATACATTGCCCGTGGTATTGAACAAGCAGGGATTGAAGCCCGAATTAGAACAGTGCCGGCTGTTTCTACAGAGTGTGAGGCGGTGGCACCGAGTATTCCAGCAGAGGGCGATATTTATGCCAGCTTAGAAGATCTGCAGCATTGCGCAGGCTTGGTGCTAGGCAGCCCGACTCGGTTCGGTAATATGGCAGCGCCGCTTAAATACTTTTTAGACGGCACCAGTAGTTTGTGGCTGACCGGGGCTTTAGTGAATAAGCCCGCGGCAGTGTTTACTTCGACCTCAAGCTTACATGGCGGGCAGGAAACAACGCTGCTGAGTATGATGTTGCCTTTGCTGCACCATGGCATGTTAATTACCGGAGTGCCCTACAGTGAACCGGCCTTACTCAATACACAAGCGGGTGGTACACCCTATGGCGCCAGTCATTTAGCTGGAGCAGATTCTAAGCGTGCGCTTGATCAAGATGAAATTGCCATCTGTAAAACCTTAGGTGAGCGGGTTGGGCATCTTGCCCGACAGTTGGAGCGATAA
- a CDS encoding integration host factor subunit beta, which yields MTKSELIDRIINQHPHLMVRDVDQAIKELLELMSKTLAQGERIEVRGFGSFSLNYRAPRMARNPKTGERVPLAAKYVPHFKPGKELRERVND from the coding sequence ATGACTAAATCAGAATTAATTGACCGGATTATTAACCAGCATCCGCATTTAATGGTGCGTGATGTGGATCAAGCGATTAAAGAACTGTTGGAGTTGATGTCAAAAACGTTAGCTCAAGGCGAGCGCATTGAAGTGAGAGGGTTTGGTAGTTTTTCATTAAATTATCGAGCCCCACGTATGGCGCGCAACCCTAAAACGGGTGAGCGAGTGCCTTTGGCGGCTAAGTACGTGCCGCACTTTAAGCCCGGCAAAGAATTACGCGAGCGAGTGAATGACTAA
- the trxB gene encoding thioredoxin-disulfide reductase: MSTTRHARVIILGSGPAGYSAAVYAARANLKPLLITGLQAGGQLTTTTEVDNWPGDFEGLTGPALMERMQKHAERFETEIVFDHIHTAQLQEKPFTLIGDSGSYTCDALIIATGASARYLGLPSEEQFMGKGVSACATCDGFFYRGQQVAVVGGGNTAVEEALYLANIAEKVTLIHRRDTFRAEKILQDKLQAKVAEGKIELKLNAQVEEVLGDNRGVTGVRLLNNDGSHSELSITGIFIAIGHTPNTDIFQGQLAMKDNYLVVKSGREGNATATSIDGVFAAGDVADDVYRQAITSAGAGCMAALDVERYLEGN, encoded by the coding sequence ATGTCTACAACTCGTCATGCACGTGTCATTATTTTAGGTTCAGGCCCTGCTGGCTATAGCGCGGCGGTCTATGCAGCTAGAGCAAACCTCAAACCACTACTGATTACTGGCCTGCAAGCTGGCGGCCAACTAACCACTACCACTGAAGTAGATAACTGGCCAGGAGACTTTGAAGGACTGACAGGTCCGGCTTTAATGGAGCGCATGCAAAAACACGCCGAACGTTTTGAAACAGAAATAGTTTTTGATCATATTCATACGGCGCAGCTACAAGAAAAGCCTTTTACTTTAATTGGTGACAGTGGCAGTTACACCTGTGATGCACTGATTATTGCCACCGGTGCCAGTGCCCGCTATTTAGGGCTACCTTCAGAAGAGCAATTTATGGGTAAAGGTGTTTCAGCTTGCGCTACCTGCGATGGTTTTTTCTATCGTGGGCAACAGGTGGCAGTGGTGGGTGGCGGGAATACAGCTGTCGAAGAAGCGCTGTATTTAGCCAACATCGCCGAAAAGGTCACCTTAATCCATCGTCGCGATACCTTCCGCGCAGAAAAAATTCTGCAAGACAAACTGCAAGCCAAGGTTGCTGAAGGTAAAATTGAGTTAAAACTTAATGCTCAAGTAGAAGAAGTGCTGGGCGATAACCGTGGAGTTACCGGGGTGCGCTTACTAAATAATGATGGCAGTCATAGTGAGCTGAGCATTACTGGAATCTTTATTGCCATTGGCCACACCCCAAACACTGATATCTTCCAAGGCCAACTTGCAATGAAAGATAACTACTTGGTAGTCAAAAGCGGCCGCGAAGGTAACGCCACAGCAACCAGTATCGACGGTGTATTTGCCGCAGGCGATGTCGCAGATGATGTGTATCGTCAAGCCATCACCTCGGCCGGTGCTGGCTGTATGGCTGCGTTAGACGTAGAGCGCTACCTCGAAGGCAACTAA
- a CDS encoding DUF2069 domain-containing protein yields the protein MAKAKKALPSLEWLQPRLKLSHRLSIIFVLGLVVLLAVWNLFYANLHGARTWVIMLIELVPLAIVLPGILLGNARAHAWMCFIVNLYFIKGVVATLDPSRFWLGMIEILLSVGLFVSAMLYTRWRFQYNRKLQGE from the coding sequence ATGGCTAAGGCTAAAAAAGCGTTACCTTCGCTAGAGTGGCTGCAGCCACGGCTTAAACTAAGCCATCGCTTGAGCATTATCTTTGTTCTAGGTTTAGTGGTTTTATTGGCAGTGTGGAATTTGTTTTATGCCAATCTGCATGGGGCCCGTACTTGGGTCATTATGCTGATTGAATTAGTGCCACTGGCGATAGTTTTGCCCGGAATTTTGCTGGGCAATGCACGGGCCCATGCCTGGATGTGTTTTATTGTTAACCTGTACTTTATTAAAGGAGTAGTTGCGACGCTAGATCCCAGTCGTTTTTGGCTAGGGATGATAGAGATCTTATTGAGTGTGGGGTTATTTGTGAGTGCTATGCTCTATACGCGCTGGCGTTTTCAATATAACCGCAAACTGCAGGGCGAGTAA